A stretch of DNA from Tachyglossus aculeatus isolate mTacAcu1 chromosome 5, mTacAcu1.pri, whole genome shotgun sequence:
TGCAGCTCCTGGAGAAGATCTGGCAAGTGAATTTCTCGTTAGAGGGGAATCCTGTGCACTTTGACCCCAACGGAGACCCAGCCAGAGGCTACGACATTGTGGTGTGGGGGTGGAATGGCCCCAATTGGACCTTCAGCATCATTGGTTCGGCCAGATGGGACCCGATCCAGCTCACCGTTGATCGGGCCCTGATCCAGTGGCACACGAGGGGCAACCAGGTAACGTGGCggcccccccgtcccccaccagAGCCTCACTGGAGGCTGGGATccacagggagaggggaaaggaggctggGTGACAGCGCTGACAAAAAAGCCTTGCCTAGCCCCCTCtgtgaagccttattgaaggcacatctcctccgaggggccttccctgactaaacccccctttcctcttctcccgttcccttctgcattgccctgagttGCCCCCTTTATTCCCCAAGCCCTACAGCCCCTAAGcctatatcggtaatttatttatttatttatattaacggctgtctccccctctagactgtaagctcattgcgggcagggaatgtgtctgtttattgttgtactgtactctgccgagcagcgtggctcagtgggaaagagcccgggctttggagtcagaggtcatgggttcaaatcccggctccgccacttgtcagctgtgtgactttgggcaagtcacttcacttctctgggcctcagttcccccatctgtaaaatggggatgaagactgtgagccccacgtgggacaacctcatgaccttgtatccccccagcgcttagaacagtgctttgcacatagtaagcgcttaataaacgccatcattattattattattattactctgcacccggtactgctcagtaaatacgactgaccgagtGACTGGTTGTTTCGGCCACGGCCCAGTCCCCCACCCCGCCGGGCGCGGGCTGGTGCGGCCCGCCTCTCCCAGGCTCCCCACGCTTGCCCTAGGTGCCGCGGTCCGTGTGTTCGGAGGACTGTGCCGAGGGCCAAGAGCGGGTCATCACGGGACACCACCACTGCTGCTTTGACTGCGAGCCCTGCAGAGCGGGAACCTTTCTCAACAAAAGCAGTGAGTCTCTTCAGCTCTCTCAGGACCTGCCCTGCTCCTATCCTCGccccgtcattcattcgttcttcaatcgtatttatcgaacgctcaccatgtgcagaacactgtactaaacacttgggagagtaccctgcaacaataaacagacccattccctgcccatgacaagcttacagctgagaagggggagacagacatcaacacaaataaattacagattcattaattcattcattcaatcgcatttattataataataatgatagcatttattaagcacttactatgtgcaaatcactgttctaagtgctggggaggttaacaaggtgatcaggttgtcccacggggggctcacagtcttcatccccattttacagatgaggtagctgaggcccagagaagttaagtgacttgcccaaagtcacacagctgataagtggtggagccgggatttgaacccatgccctctgactccaaagaccgggctcttcccactgagccacacgcttatggtgtggagagcactgtactaagcgcttgggaaatacaagtcggacAATACAAGTCCCAGTCCAAGTCCAAGTCGGACAGTACAAGTACAGATATCAGTGCCCCCCCGACATCCCaagcataatagtaatgataataataataataataatagtgataattttggaacttgtaaagcgcttactgtgtgccaagcaccgttctaagcactggggtggatacgaacaaatcaggctggacatggtcccagtcccatttgggacccattttacagatggtgtaactgaggtgctgaggagtgaagtgacttgcctaaggtcacacggcagacaagtggcagagctgggtttagaacccaggttctgttatactgtactctcccaagcgctcagcatagtgcgctgcacaccgtagcgctccataaatatcattaattgattgagggaacCAGGCCCCTGGAGCATCCGGGCCCCCTTCGGAGAGGAAAACCCAGGAAATGGGCCCCCGccaacctctttctctctctctggaaaGTGATCTCATTCGTCGGCCAGCCCACCGAGGGCACCCAATATCCTTCCGTGAGCTGGCGGGGCACAGTGATGTCTCAGGCCCCTCGCTGACctaacggtgtggcctagtgagagtcagagggacctaggttctaatcctacctctatgacttgtctgctgtgtgaccttgggcaagttacttcacttctctgggcctcaggtccctcatccgtaaaatggggattaagactgtgagccccaaatgggacatggactgtctaacttgattagcttgtaactaccccagagcttaatacagagcctggcatatagtcagcgcttaacaaatgctatttttttttaaaaaaagcctcccCTGCGGCCCCCTCTAGTCAAAcgcactcaatcgatcaatggaacatactgagcgcctactgagtgccgagcactgtactaactgcatggAAGCGggtaagtgactttacttctctgggcctcagttacctcatctataaaatggggattgtgaccgtgaaccccatatgggacagggaccgcgtccagctcgatttgcttgaatccatcccagtgcctgggacacagtaagggcttaactgacaccattattataattgttattattgagtataataataatggtattggtcaagcgcttacgatgtgccaagcactgctgtaggcACTTGGATAAacagaaggtaatcaggcggtcccacgtggggctcgccgtcttcatccccattttacagatgagggaactgaagcccagagaagctaagtgagttgcccagagtcactcggctgataaggggcggagccgggattggaacccacgacctctgactcgggagcctgcgctctttccgctaaaccaccgCAAGCCGGGCATTCTCCGCCCTCGAGAGGGTCACAGttgaactgggggtgggggacacagacacacacacaagtgacctctccctcttttagactgtgagcccactgttgggtagggactgtctctacgtgttgccaatttgtacttcccaagcgcttagtacagtgctctgcacatagtaagcgctcaataaatacgattgattgattgattgattgccccgccgccccccccccccccccccgccccagacgGCCTGGaggcttcccctgcccctccaggccccgctccccttcccttccagacCCCTACGCCTGTCAGCCGTGCGAGAAGGATGAGTGGTCGCCGGCGGGGAGCGCGGCCTGCTTCAACCGCACCGTGGTCTTCCTCACCTGGCGCGAGCCCGTCTCCTTGGCCCTGCTGGCGGCCAACTccgcgctgctgctgctgctggccggCACGGCCGCCCTGTTCGCCCGGCACCGGCGCAGCCCGGTGGTGCGCTCCGCCGGCGGCCGGACGTGCTTCCTCATGCTGGGCTCCCTGGCCGGGGGCAGCTGCAGCCTCTACTGCTTCTTCGGGGAGCCCACGGCGTCCGCCTGCCTGATCCGCCAGTCGCTCTTCACCGTCTGCCTCACCGTGTGCCTGTCCTGCGTGACCGTGCGCTCCCTGCAGCTCATCTTCATCTTCAAGGTGGCGCGCCGGGCTCCCGGGCTCTACCGGGCCTGGGTCCGCCGCCGGGGGCCCGGCGTCTTCGTGGGGCTCAGCTGCGCCGCTCAGCTGCTGCTCTGCCTCTCCTGGCTGGCCGCCCGCCGCCCCGTGCCCGCCAGGGAGTACGGCCACTTCCCGGACCAGGTGGTGTTCCGGTGCTCGGAGGGCAGATCCTGGGGCTCCACGCTCGGGGTAGGCCTCGTCGGGCTCCTCTCCGTGCTCTGCTTCGTCTGCAGCTATCTGGGCAAGGACCTGCCCGAGAACTACAACGAGGCCAAATGCATCACCTTCAGCCTCATCCTCTACTTCTTCTCCTGGGTGGGCTTCTCCGTGATCTACAGCGTCTACCGGGGCAAGTACCTGGCGGCCGCCAACGTGCTGGCCATCCTGAACAGCCTCGCTGGCATTTTCGGCGGCTACTTCGTGCCCAAGTGCTACGTCATCCTCTGTCGCCCCGACCTCAACAGCAGCGAGCGCTTCCAGGCCTCCATTCAGGACTACACCAAGCGCTACAACTCGGCCTGACCGCCTCGACTgggggcccccggggccccccgaaAGGGCAGGTGGCCACGAGAGGTGGGCGTGCCCGAGTCGACCAACTGGGAAAGGGGGTGGCCGTGACGGGGCTCGCCCCTTCGGCCTCACGGCTCTGGGTCCGAGCTCCGGGCCTAGTGACCCAAGAGGGTTGGCCCTGGGGCACAGAcacggtggggtggaggaagcaaTAAAGAGAACGAATGGTGTTTGCCCTTGAGTTTTTGTCCCGCTTCGGCCAAGCTGTGAGTTCCGAGGGAGGCGGAGCAGGAACCCTGAGACAGACACGGTGGGCATGGACATGCAGAGCGAATTTGGGGATtcgattcaattgcatttattgagtgcttactgtgtgcaaagccctgcactaagcacttgggagagtccattataacagtaaacagacacattctctgcccacgaagagcttatagtctagagatgagcatacagcctagagtggggcttagtggaaagaggcccggcttggga
This window harbors:
- the TAS1R1 gene encoding taste receptor type 1 member 1; this translates as MLLPAFRLLYLHLFFLGDSASGCQETGMLSDFSLPGDHILGGLFSIHSGFEEARSRPEVTSCDGVERFNSDGYHLFQAMRYSIEEINNSSSLLPNTTLGYELYDVCTESSNLFATLSLLAESQGHRVEVQRDLTRSLPKVVAVIGPDSTNYALASAVILSAFMVPQISYEASSTMFSQKRTFPSFLRTIPSDKNQVEALVRLLGEFGWHWFSLVGSDNEYGRQGTQSLRALATQRGMCIAHQGTVPLGAQPGDREMRALVAKVNRTSVVVVFSDWRLAKVFFETVVRERLREKVWLASEDWSLSRSVSRLPGVRGLGTVIGVAVQQGRVPGIGAFEAAYARAEKKRARPGPEASCRAGNQICSRCRAFTRDDKPELEPFAMSVAYNVYAAVYAVAHGLHQLLGCSSGTCARGRVHPQQLLEKIWQVNFSLEGNPVHFDPNGDPARGYDIVVWGWNGPNWTFSIIGSARWDPIQLTVDRALIQWHTRGNQVPRSVCSEDCAEGQERVITGHHHCCFDCEPCRAGTFLNKSNPYACQPCEKDEWSPAGSAACFNRTVVFLTWREPVSLALLAANSALLLLLAGTAALFARHRRSPVVRSAGGRTCFLMLGSLAGGSCSLYCFFGEPTASACLIRQSLFTVCLTVCLSCVTVRSLQLIFIFKVARRAPGLYRAWVRRRGPGVFVGLSCAAQLLLCLSWLAARRPVPAREYGHFPDQVVFRCSEGRSWGSTLGVGLVGLLSVLCFVCSYLGKDLPENYNEAKCITFSLILYFFSWVGFSVIYSVYRGKYLAAANVLAILNSLAGIFGGYFVPKCYVILCRPDLNSSERFQASIQDYTKRYNSA